TGATGGCCTCGGAGTTGTGGAGGAGAACCCAAAATTTGATTTTCTTGAATAGATATCTGATCTCGAAGCATTGGATTTCCTAACAGTCACATGAAGTCTCCCATTTTCTTGAACCTGTGTCTCGGTTTCCAAAGGAAGCCTGCCATCTAATGACAGGACATCAGAATCAACGTGGATGGAGACTATTGATGCAGCAGTGTGTGGGAACTGCTCAGATATCAGAATCTTCGCGCCTCTGTACTCGAACATGAACAACATCAAAGTATACCAAATAATGCACTGAAGCACAACTATTTGCACCATTAATCCACCAGAAAAATCTCCATACATCCCTTTTAGCAAAGGGATGCCCATGACCAGAGTGTTGGGGAGAGTCGAAAGAGAGAAGAGTGTTATTGTCCATTCCAAACAACCCGTCTTGCTCACATTATTCCACACAGCTAAAACTGCGAGAACTATGAGCTTTTGCAGTGTATCAGCGGCAATGAACCTTAGGTTCATAGTGTAGGGATTGTTGGTAGAAATGAAGTGAAAAGAAAGCAAAGGGACTGCAAACAGTGCAACAAAACGGTTGATTCCCGAACACTGGTCTGGCGTGAAAATCTTCCACCATTTCACTGAACCATAGGCTAAAATCATGGCTACATACAGTGGCACCACTGCAGTCATAACATGGTAAAAATCGGATAAAGATATCATTTTTTTCGAAAGCCCAGATCAAGAAACACGAGAAATTAGGGAGATGGGAACTGAGTCAGACTATCTTGAAAGCTAAGGGTAAGAACTAATCTTCTTTATCAGACGAGGGAATAGACTGGTATTTGTTTTGTATGATGGGGTTTGTAGTGAACAAAGAATAAAGAAAAGGGAAAAGAATATGTATTGTTTTTTTCAGGACGCAGAATGATGCAGCTTTGAGAGTTGCAAAGAAAAGTTGCGCTTACAGTCCCCGAAGCAGGAGGGAGGGGGTGGGTGGGTGTTGGTTGGTCGGTCGGTCGGTCGAGGGGTTTACTGATTATGTTTCCCTTTGTTTTTTTCCCTCTCTTGTGTTTGAGTTTTGTTTCGGGATTTGCAGAGTGGGAAGAGTTGCTGACTGGTTTGTACGAAAGGTTTCGAAAAGGTGTTCCCTTTGGAGCCGGAAGTCTATGTTTCATCGGGTGTGTTTTTTGAATCGATCATAATCGTTCATTTGGTGTGGGATACACACATTTTATGggatttattatttcaaatgaaGAGTTGATGTTACACTGGTGGAAACACACCTGGTGAGAACTGAAGCTTTAGTTTTGGAGTTGTTGGGATTTCAGACCATCTCCAATGGTAATGGTGTGGTGCCATAAAAATGCTCCAACCCAACTTGACAATTCACGATACATTGGAGCAAATAGAGTTGCTCCAAATGTAGCGTAGCACTGTAGCTGCTGCGCCATAAATTTTTCCTCTTttctcatttttaaattttttagtttaatttaattattttatattttaatttaataataaattgtatactttttaatttgtttgaattttaactaaatataaaattagttttttaaaaaaattgaaatattaattataaaaattcaatattttaattttagatTAAACTaccacaaaaataaaaatttaataaaaaaaccaAATTAAATTTCTAATGTGTTAAAAAAGAATACAAATTGCGCATAACAACGTTGACAAACAACACAAAACATAAAAATAGATTTTAGTAAATAGGTAAATCGAACTTCGATCCTCCAATATCTTCGAAATAAGATCCAAAATTGTCATTGTATTTTTAAACTATAAACAGTTATTAATTAATAGTTATtagaaaatagaaatattaatactgaaataaaaaaaattatgagaatATTCTATTGTAATGCGAAATGTAGTGCAATATGTTGAGATGATTTTGGTATAACACTAATGCAGTATAAAATGGAAAAaagcttgtgtgagacggtctcacgagtcgtattttgtgagacgggtttttatttgggtcattcatgaaaaagtattactttttatgctaagagtattactttttattgtgatattggtagggttaacccgtctcacagattaggatccgtgaaaCGGTCTTACAAGAGACTCACTCGTATAAAATATGATGTATAATGTAGTGCAATGAATTGGAGACGATAAGAATGGGGAGGAAAAGAAATTTAGAAAAGTGGGTTGTTGAGATATTTCAATTAAGAGAAAATTTGTTAtagatttagaaaaaaaaatttccatcCAAACGTACGAGGAAATTGAAggaaaacttaaaattttcatttatttttggTTTTCTTTTCTCCCTTTCCTTCTTTTCttataaaataattatcaaaataaaatttttgtattTGTAATATATTCTGGTTTTTGTCGAAGATTTGTATATCACCGAGTGTGGAAATCCTAAATCATACAAATTTGGTTCAATAATTCAGTGTTATTGTTTTTCATAACACgaacatatttttttgaaattttttaacttatttttataatttatacatttgaaaaaaaaaatgaaggacCTGatgtttttttcttaaaattaattgtatgtatttatgatatgtaaaataaaaataactttaGTAACCTATATTTTtaatactttatttattttttacttcataCCCCTACAACCCCATTCAATTATCAGATTTAACTTAAATACTGGatctggtaaaaaaaaaaatgtatttttattgactttatttGACTTGTCAATCCGTTACCTTCTTAttaggaatatatatatatatatatatatatatatatatatatatatatatatatatatatatatatataaagtgtaGAATAATATATACATCTAAGAAAGTTATATAAACACGTGCGACCAATACAGTAACATAGtttgagtaaaaaaaattcaatcgaGAAAACGATTGTTACAATTAAATctcaaatctaaaattttgttaagtaagtcttttgtgagacggtctcacgaatttttatttgtgagacatgtcaactctaccgatattcacaataaaaagtaatactcttagcataaaaagtactattttttcatggataactcaaataaaagattcgACCTACGAAATTGATctgtaaaaccgtctcacaagagtttttTGTAGATTTTGTTTCCAACTTGAAATTAAGTATCAAATTGACTACTAGTCATAGCCAATCTTGGAATATTTTTCACATATTATGGAAATGGTCCATTTTTGCTAGAAAATACAAAGAAATGAATGTTGGAGATGGACAgtgataaataaatatatattagcaTACGTGGAAAATGAAAGAAAGATATCAAAACTTATTGACAAGTTGTATTTGAATAATGATTGATGAAGATGCAAATCTCCAAAATTCAAGTATAATCAAATTTTATGGTCAAATTAATCAATCTTAATTTGGAtttcttattttaattataattattattattattatttgtaataatttaattaatgaaaaaactTTCGTCGATGAATTAGTGCCATGGTTTGAATGAATAAATGTAATTCATGTAATTGTATCTATTCTAAAAGTACATGGTGTCTTTTTGAAGTCCATCATCTTTCTCAAAGGTtatctttaattattatatatacatctctatagatgaattttcttcatTTCATTTTATTGAAGCAATCAAAATTGGTCTCTAATTGCTATTGGAATGAATACTTTATAGATTTGTTGTTTATAAATTTTGGTCTTTAGGTTAAAAACAGTGAAATCAGTCGATGAGATATTGACCCAATGATTAAGGTTGAGTCTCTCACATTTATTGGTCTCAGATTCAACTATCGTTAACTGCAAGTagtttttcttatttatttagGTAAATTTAGTTGTTTATTTGTACTTTATTTCCCGAGATAAGCACATCTCAGGTCAATATCCAAGTCTCGTCAGCACTGCGGACAATTATATTTTATCTTTGTAGTCTAAAACAATATCATATTTGTACCCAAAAAAAGAAACACCCGAAACAAATCTCATTCTGGAATCggattttgttaaaaaaaaaagaaaaaaagaaagagatttATCTTGGACTTAGTTGTATTAGTGAATTAATTAAGCTCATAAGCATGGCTACCAAGTAGCATACCTATATTTGGGGGCAAGATTATCTTGGTTTACAAGATTTGTCCTAGAAGTGATCAAAATTTTACCCCATTCCAAAACGCATGCTTGGGAATTAATGATGGAAATTACTGCGAATACAATTACGACAAAAGAGAGCCAAATATTGGCGTGTCttgtaaatcaaaatatcaaatATATTTGTATTTCGCCAATTGCTCTAAATAATTTCGCGCTATTAGTCTCGCTTGGTTAAATGATAGGGTTATCGaatgattatgaaaataatGATAGATTAAGAAATATAATATGTCGTGACACATATCAAACAATTAAGTAACTAACTAAAGCGAAATTATAGATACATCAATTGAGCTAGAAAAACgacctaaaaattaatatattgatCTTCTTAATTGTTGCATGGGAGAATTTGCGCCTTATCAATCTTCACGAAAGTTTTCATTCAGAGAAGAAGACAAAAGGCTTATCACGGGGATGAGGAAATGGTTGATGCATAGTAAAATTGAAGGTACTGTTATCTCTACATATGATGCTTTCTACTGTTTGAATCATTTACTGTTCTTTTTCAGTGTTGGGTAAGTATATGAAAAAGTTTTAACCATTTTTATGTTTGTTTCTCTCACCTCGTGAAACGAACATGTCTCGCCATCGGCCATCAGTTTGAGTTGCTTTCTATTTTAGTAACCAGAGTGACTTTGTGTGTCCTATACATTTCTAACACCTTTAAAATGTTGTGCTTCGTGAAACATTTGGAAATTGGAATCAAACTTaacaatatataaaatatataaacttAACAAGGGACCTACTCTAAAAAGAAATATATTAGCAATAAgagtggatctcatgtgagaccgtctcacggatcttaatctgtgagacgggtcaatcctacccatattcacaataaaaagtaatactcttagcataaaaagtaataccttttcatggataacccaaataagagatccgtctcacaaatacgacccgggaaactgtctcacacaagtttttgccttgcaataatattataaattattacattatataaaaaattgttaCTTTTCAGCCCACGAAGCAAAGACTCATGGAAGACCAATGGGCTCTTCCGAGAACTGGGCTCCGAGAAAGCCCACCCACACCCGAAACACGGACACTAATATCGCAGGTTGAGGATGAGTGGCGGGGAAAGGAGGCTCTGTCTCGTCCATTCCCACGGTTTCCTCGAAGAAATTTTGCTACAATGGCCTCCATGCCATGTATACACGTATGCACTAGCATCAGTAAAAGACCCACTTCATTTCTAACCGATCCTCATTTGCTGGAACCTTCGAACAGATTAATCAAAGGTCACATCTCTATTTATGATCTATTCCGTTGATAATCAATGTTTAGTGAGCAATTTTAAGTGTTATTTTATAGTTGTTGAGAACTTCTGGTGATTTCTTTCATAATCTATGATAGTCTAGTTATGGTTATTTTCGTTTGGGACCCCTTAAAGTCTGCAAATAGATTTATCTGAGTTTTGTGTGTCTAGATGAGTAGGATTAGAGAAAAAAACTAGACTTGATGAATGGCTGTAAGGAGGATGGCGATGGAGTTTCGACAAGACAAGTATACATGTTTATGTTTGCTATTGATGTTTTTTTATGGTCCCATTGTTTACTTGTACGTGATTGTGTATTGTTGCGTTTTTTAAGCACAGGATTTTgctatgcgattgtgcattgattgaATTGTAAATGCAGAAATGGTTTATTCTTAAAAATTTATAAGTTTAGGAGGTTTTCCAGTCCTGAAGAGAATATCTCATGCCTCAACATCAAGGAAAGTAATCTCTACAATTTCAAGATGTAGTGGCTCCTCCGAATCGAGTGGTGATAAAGATGAATCTCCAAACCAGAATAAGGTATGCCTCATTGATGTAATGTAAGTTTAATTCTTCTTATTTCCCCTGGCTATGGTATCCTTGACATGTGTTTTGAAAATTTAGCTAGCAGTCTACTACTTTGTCGCTTATTTTATCAGTCAGTTTTACATTATACTTCTCTCAAAGAACGTGAATACTAAGCTTACAGTGTTAAATTTATTACCATCAGAAGTGGAAAAACAAAAGAGAGAGCATGAGTAACTCGGTTTATTTTTGCTATCACTGCTATGTTTAAAAATTGTGGGAATCTTTGAGTCGGCATGCTAAATTTGTGACAATTGCAGACTCCTTTTGGATACAATAGGAAGGATGTTTTACTAATCGGGCTTGGAGCTACTATTGCTGGCGTCGGCTTGAAAAGCGGATTGGAGGTATGGTGGTATCATTTTCGCTTTGTTTCCCCTTCTCTTCGTACTCTACCTTGCCACCCGTTCTTCATTGTCTCTGTGATACATTTTGTCTTTTGGGTTCTTTTCTAAAACTTAGTATGAGTTATAACACTTGTTGAAATTTTCTGCAGTTTGTTGGCGTCGATCCCCTACAAGCTGGGAATGTTGTACAGTTAGTCTTGGTTTTAGGTCTTACGGTTGGATGGATTTTTACTTATATTTTCAGAGTTTCAAATAAAGAAATGACATATGCACAACAGCTACGTGATTATGAAGTTAAAGTCATGGAGGTTAGTCATTTATTTGTCAACTtccaaaatcatttttcttgtcTGCTTTTGATGTCTTGTGCTCTTTATTTGCAGTACACAAATCGATTAAAATACCCATACCCCTTTTCCTCTATTTTAATgatctttttatttttctcttGTTTGATATATTATGAGATTTGAGTGGAAAAACTTGGTTCTCCAGGAAAGTGCTCTTTCCATAAACTGCTGAAAGGAGAAAAATGTTAGATGGTCTAATGTATTGGTGATTAGAAATTTTAGCAATCACGTAAAATCCATGCTATACTTTTTCTCAATTAACATGGAGCTGCATCAGGCTGT
This Primulina eburnea isolate SZY01 chromosome 2, ASM2296580v1, whole genome shotgun sequence DNA region includes the following protein-coding sequences:
- the LOC140822910 gene encoding uncharacterized protein isoform X2, translating into MASMPCIHVCTSISKRPTSFLTDPHLLEPSNRLIKVLKRISHASTSRKVISTISRCSGSSESSGDKDESPNQNKTPFGYNRKDVLLIGLGATIAGVGLKSGLEFVGVDPLQAGNVVQLVLVLGLTVGWIFTYIFRVSNKEMTYAQQLRDYEVKVMEKRLESLTEAEIQALLEQVEEEKRRMAGGEQVNK
- the LOC140822910 gene encoding uncharacterized protein isoform X1; the encoded protein is MASMPCIHVCTSISKRPTSFLTDPHLLEPSNRLIKGGFPVLKRISHASTSRKVISTISRCSGSSESSGDKDESPNQNKTPFGYNRKDVLLIGLGATIAGVGLKSGLEFVGVDPLQAGNVVQLVLVLGLTVGWIFTYIFRVSNKEMTYAQQLRDYEVKVMEKRLESLTEAEIQALLEQVEEEKRRMAGGEQVNK